A genomic region of Trifolium pratense cultivar HEN17-A07 linkage group LG3, ARS_RC_1.1, whole genome shotgun sequence contains the following coding sequences:
- the LOC123914643 gene encoding bidirectional sugar transporter SWEET7b-like, protein MISGSLVSTIVTIGNVMSFVFFFSPAPTFYKIIKKKDVEEFKPDFYLVTLLACAIWVFYGMPFVQPNGIYFVIIDGVGFVFQFVYLTIFYVYANNKGRKKLLLYLLIEAIFFAAIVIITMLALHDTKRSSVVGILGVLCAIFNAMSYVSALTIMPKVIKTKSVKYMPLCLSLAIFLDGSVWTIYYLMSPIDLIHPFGFYVMISTGIGAISGLVQLILYAYYWYIGENNVDDDAHHVLNPVVVVV, encoded by the exons ATGATAAGCGGTTCCTTAGTTAGCACTATTGTCACTATag GGAATGTTATGTCCTTCGTATTCTTCTTCTCACCCGC TCCAACTTtctacaaaattataaaaaagaaggATGTGGAGGAGTTCAAGCCTGATTTCTACCTAGTTACTTTGTTAGCTTGTGCTATTTGGGTATTTTATGGAATGCCTTTTGTGCAACCAAACGGCATTTATTTTGTTATCATAGATGGGGTTGGCTTTGTTTTTCAGTTCGTCTATCTTACCATATTTTATGTCTATGCCAACAACAAAGGAAGG AAGAAGTTGCTTCTCTATCTTCTCATCGAGGCTATTTTCTTCGCTGCCATTGTTATCATAACAATGTTGGCACTACATGACACTAAAAGGTCTTCTGTGGTTGGTATTCTTGGTGTTCTATGTGCTATCTTCAACGCAATGAGTTATGTATCTGCTCTTACCATTATG CCAAAGGTTATAAAAACCAAGAGTGTGAAATATATGCCATTATGCCTCTCTTTAGCCATCTTTCTTGATGGTTCGGTTTGGACAATATATTATCTCATGAGTCCCATCGATCTCATCCACCCCTTCGGCTTTTATGTCATG ATCAGCACCGGTATTGGAGCAATATCTGGACTTGTTCAGCTCATACTATATGCTTATTATTGGTACATAGGAGAAAataatgttgatgatgatgctCATCATGTTCTAAATCCAGTTGTGGTTGTAGTCTGA
- the LOC123914644 gene encoding FBD-associated F-box protein At5g56370-like, producing MPRPVQPSSTNVEDLSISRKSKDFIEYVKRRLLRFRDHGLVIKEFAFRILDLLCMSEDLDFCLKLVAESGVEVLDLYFHSECYVLPKSVIEVKSLTRLMLEGGISVDQAFMNHSIKFFSLRELHLLHVVLEDEQAIERLISCCPLIEIITLMLSGGSMKSLSMHGLQKLNTVYVDGIKEVYIDEASSLKSLYYCHDSWNTPFKIDFIQCKYLKELLLCLNSTTIITNKWFLELFSKFPFLETLEIWNCMLSETINISSVQLKYLEVSQSYNLKEVNIDAPNLLSCKFEGFEGSKPIISFSNISSQLEVDLSVNLINKDLDVFYVRELIQNIKPENVLISLSLCIMDAPKPVFLDIPSPPPSIKHMDLIILSILNENLYSSDIVDFIHVSFNVRW from the exons atgccAAGGCCTGTACAACCTAGTTCAACTAAcg tggaaGATTTATCTATATCTAGGAAGAGTAAAGACTTCATTGAATATGTAAAGAGAAGATTATTGAGGTTTCGTGACCACGGGTTGGTTATCAAAGAATTTGCGTTTAGGATATTAGACCTTCTCTGCATGTCAGAAGATCTTGATTTTTGCTTGAAGTTGGTCGCAGAAAGTGGTGTTGAAGTTTTAGATCTTTATTTTCATAGTGAATGTTATGTCTTACCGAAGAGTGTAATTGAAGTCAAATCACTTACCAGGTTGATGTTGGAAGGGGGTATTAGCGTCGATCAAGCATTCATGAATCATTCAATTAAGTTTTTCTCCTTGAGAGAATTACATTTGTTGCATGTCGTTTTGGAAGATGAACAAGCAATTGAGCGTCTCATTTCTTGTTGCCCTTTGATTGAAATTATAACTCTGATGCTTTCTGGTGGTAGCATGAAGTCTTTGAGCATGCATGGTCTACAAAAGCTCAACACAGTTTATGTTGATGGAATAAAAGAGGTTTATATCGATGAAGCTTCGAGTCTTAAGAGTTTATATTATTGCCATGATTCTTGGAACACACCATTTAAGATTGATTTTATTCAGTGCAAATATTTAAAAGAGCTACTCTTGTGTTTGAATAGTACTACTATTATCACAAACAAATGGTTTcttgaactattttcaaaatttccaTTTCTTGAGACGTTGGAGATATGGAATTGCATGCTGTCCGAGACGATTAATATTTCAAGTGTTCAACTTAAATATTTGGAGGTATCACAGTCCTATAACTTGAAGGAGGTCAACATTGATGCTCCAAATCTATTGTCATGTAAATTTGAAGGTTTTGAAGGCTCAAAACCAATTATATCTTTTTCAAACATTTCGAGTCAACTAGAAGTCGATCTTAGCGTCAACTTGATTAATAAAGATTTGGATGTTTTTTACGTGAGGGAACTTATCCAAAATATCAAACCCGAAAATGTTTTAATATCACTATCTCTATGCATCATG GATGCACCAAAACCGGTGTTCTTGGATATTCCATCTCCTCCACCAAGTATCAAGCATATGGACCTAAtcattctttcaatactaaacGAAAATTTGTATTCATCAGATATTGTAGATTTCATAC ATGTTAGTTTTAATGTTAGGTGGTAA
- the LOC123918133 gene encoding uncharacterized protein LOC123918133 codes for MENRKLSSQDFLSAIEKEYPIPKPMENRDTREQLLPKRSTKTKQLLPIYLKVIEENYNGESSAAAVQDISKLSLFDLRQASYKDTRLKLAIRKLAPSVVSVSHFTGVHRMLDCSGFIIDWDDSKGIATVLTSAKLMTSPDHRDDYYIIVRLANGKMLLAEEDYVDYYHNIVTFKVKSDAKLRPLDLYSPLQNLEGVEVVALDRDFYTCELSERCGLFSKDYPYFGCEQLASSTCSTTRVGEGGLLITKEGQIIGINFYDGRRYVHPLPTSVIRLCLRNWNSHGIVMQPWLGFTVIDIADLPPDTYNTYETMYEFSGDSSVVVKEVYKGSPADKVGVRSGDSINAVNGRKLCGGLQEYVKLLNGVFDMLSACPPNQTDTKVFVSVNDNSKLVCAENLSVNDKNFCSSWLGDESDWYLMRPLRGSDPGPRYDVSWYFEQPAAESNTGPNFDVSWYFEQPAAGFDTARGRDRGGTSRHQGVFELSYT; via the exons ATGGAGAACAGAAAATTGTCAAGTCAGGACTTTCTATCAGCGATTGAGAAAGAATATCCTATTCCTAAGCCGATGGAGAACAGAGACACCCGGGAGCAATTGTTGCCGAAGCGATCGACGAAGACGAAGCAATTGTTGCCGATTTATTTGAAAG TGATTGAGGAAAACTATAACGGGGAGTCTTCTGCTGCTGCTGTACAAGACATATCGAAATTGTCGCTATTTG ATCTTAGACAGGCTTCTTACAAGGACACGAGACTAAAATTGGCAATTAGGAAATTGGCGCCTTCCGTGGTTTCTGTTTCCCACTTCACTG GGGTACACAGGATGCTTGACTGCTCGGGTTTCATCATTGACTGGGATGATTCTAAGGGAATAGCTACAGTTCTTACTTCTGCTAAGTTAATGACGTCTCCTGACCACCGCGACGATTACTAT atTATTGTTCGACTCGCAAATGGAAAAATGCTTCTAGCTGAAGAGGACTATGTTGATTATTATCACAACATAGTGACTTTTAAAGTAAAATCGGATGCCAAACTGAGACCCTTAGATCTTTATTCACCTCTGCAGAATCTAGAAGGAGTTGAAGTAGTTGCGTTGGACAGAGATTTTTACACTTGCGAATTGTCAGAAAGATGCGGATTATTTAGTAAAGATTATCCATATTTTGGATGTGAGCAACTTGCCAGCTCTACTTGTAGTACTACCCGG GTCGGTGAGGGAGGACTGCTTATCACTAAAGAGGGTCAAATTATTGGCATCAACTTTTATGATGGCCGTCGATATGTTCATCCTCTTCCGACATCAGTGATTAGATTATGCCTGAGGAATTGGAATTCACATGG GATTGTCATGCAACCTTGGCTCGGGTTCACTGTGATTGACATTGCTGATCTCCCTCCTGATACATATAATACATATGAAACAATGTATGAATTCAGTGGTGATAGTAGTGTTGTTGTGAAAGAG GTGTATAAAGGATCGCCTGCTGATAAAGTTGGAGTGCGATCAGGTGACTCAATCAATGCTGTGAATGGAAGGAAATTATGTGGTGGTCTTCAGGAG TATGTTAAACTACTAAATGGCGTATTTGACATGTTGAGTGCTTGTCCTCCCAACCAGACTGATACGAAG GTTTTTGTAAGTGTAAATGATAATAGTAAACTAGTGTGTGCCGAGAATCTTAGTGTCAATGACAAGAATTTCTGTAGTag TTGGCTTGGAGATGAGTCTGATTGGTACTTGATGAGGCCTCTGCGTGGGTCTGATCCAGGTCCTCGTTATGATGTCTCTTGGTACTTCGAGCAGCCTGCCGCTGAATCTAATACAGGTCCTAATTTTGATGTCTCTTGGTACTTCGAGCAGCCTGCCGCTGGATTTGATACCGCCAGAGGCAGAGACAGGGGTGGCACGTCCAGGCATCAGGGTGTATTCGAGTTATCAT ATACTTGA
- the LOC123914645 gene encoding uncharacterized protein LOC123914645 codes for MDFAAATVSRDEYIRDLMDVRKTGVAKIYIRPLNSPQVNGEGWSGFLIAPDTILTIGHALKDVPESKLQTPGVFWVEFFEDRVENRGYLRPATLTNYDIQSEFGLMRCPSPKAAHIFTFASQRNDILSSSSILSVSHPIQRDWVTLRGTVCRPPFTVGGNPGHGKPDVNMVLFDHDVQTFAGASGAPMMNLSGEVIGIQCFEVSQTEHGYCIPLDKQNHKFEYDYSFNDYDMTRFPPLAILPLKFIPSNIKQAIAVQYINKVFRKVFKNERASEDCDLNEFISGLFKQRIGKPSSSSAPPTGKSSPLGLTGTMQHTSYEDSRLKSVIRSLAPSVVSVSYFTGIHRIVDCTGFIIDWDVCKGVATVLTSAKLMRSPLDRHDYRIVVRLANRKMLLAEEDYVDYYHNIVTFKVNSNVKLIPLDLFSPVDLLRPLDSYSNLQGVEVVALARDFYTCELTESCGLFSRDYPCFGCVQLASSTCRTTRAGEGGPLITEAGQIIGINFFDGHGFVHPLPTSVIRLCLSNWNSHGYSSLCSLSFSYSSANFFCAKTMFFKTRHG; via the exons ATGGACTTTGCCGCTGCGACCGTTAGTAGGGACGAATATATTAGAGATTTAATGGATGTACGCAAGACCGGGGTAGCCAAAATATATATTCGTCCACTTAATAGTCCTCAAGTGAATGGAGAAGGTTGGTCTGGTTTTCTCATTGCACCTGATACTATTCTTACGATAGGACACGCCTTAAAAGATGTGCCAGAGTCTAAGCTTCAAACCCCTGGTGTGTTCTGGGTCGAGTTTTTTGAGGATCGTGTTGAGAATCGTGGATATTTGCGCCCTGCAACTCTAACAAACTACGATATCCAGTCGGAGTTTGGTTTAATGCGGTGCCCATCTCCCAAGGCAGCTCACATATTTACATTTGCGAGCCAAAGAAATGATATTCTGAGTTCTAGCAGTATACTCTCGGTTTCACATCCCATCCAAAGGGATTGGGTTACTTTAAGGGGGACGGTTTGCCGTCCCCCTTTTACGGTGGGGGGAAACCCAGGCCATGGAAAACCTGACGTGAACATGGTGTTGTTTGATCATGATGTCCAGACCTTTGCTGGGGCATCAGGGGCGCCAATGATGAACCTATCTGGGGAAGTCATTGGAATTCAATGTTTCGAAGTCTCACAAACAGAGCATGGATATTGTATACCTCTTGATAAACAGAAccacaaatttgaatatgattatAGTTTTAACGATTACGATATGACTAGGTTTCCACCTTTGGCAATATTGCCACTCAAATTTATTCCTTCAAACATAAAGCAAGCCATAGCAGTCCAATACATCAATAAAGTTTTTAGGAAAGTCTTTAAAAATGAGCGAGCAAGTGAGGATTGTGATCTAAACGAATTTATAAGTGGGTTATTTAAACAACGGATTGGAAAACCCTCTTCGTCTTCTGCTCCTCCTACAGGGAAATCGTCTCCACTTG GTCTTACTGGCACAATGCAACATACTTCTTACGAGGACAGTAGACTAAAATCGGTAATTAGGAGTTTGGCGCCTTCAGTGGTTTCTGTTTCCTACTTCACTG GGATACACAGAATAGTTGACTGCACGGGTTTCATCATTGACTGGGATGTTTGTAAGGGAGTAGCTACAGTTCTTACTTCTGCTAAGTTAATGAGGTCTCCTTTAGACCGCCACGATTACCGT ATTGTTGTTCGACTTGCAAATAGAAAAATGCTTCTAGCTGAAGAGGACTATGTTGATTATTATCACAACATAGTGACTTTTAAAGTAAACTCTAATGTCAAACTGATTCCCTTAGATCTTTTTTCACCTGTGGACCTCCTTAGACCCTTAGATAGTTATTCAAATCTACAAGGGGTTGAAGTAGTTGCGTTGGCTAGAGATTTTTATACTTGtgaattgacagaaagttgcgGATTATTTAGCAGAGATTATCCATGTTTTGGATGTGTGCAACTTGCCAGCTCTACTTGTAGAACTACCCGG GCCGGTGAGGGAGGACCGCTTATCACTGAAGCAGGTCAAATTATTGGCATCAACTTTTTTGATGGCCATGGATTTGTTCATCCTCTTCCGACATCAGTGATTAGATTATGCCTGAGTAATTGGAATTCGCATGGGTACAGTTCTCTTTGTAGCTTATCTTTCTCTTATTCTTCtgccaattttttttgtgcGAAAACAATGTTTTTCAAAACTAGGCATGGCTAA
- the LOC123914646 gene encoding uncharacterized protein LOC123914646 encodes MDFAAATVSRDEYIRDLMDVRKTGVAKIYIRPLNSPQVNGEGWSGFLIAPDTILTIGHALKDVPESKLQTPGVFWVEFFEDRVENRGYLRPATLTNYDIQSEFGLMRCPSPKAAHIFTFASQRNDILSSSSILSVSHPIQRDWVTLRGTVCRPPFTVGGNPGHGKPDVNMVLFDHDVQTFAGASGAPMMNLSGEVIGIQCFEVSQTEHGYCIPLDKQNHKFEYDYSFNDYDMTRFPPLAILPLKFIPSNIKQAIAVQYINKVFRKVFKNERASEDCDLNEFISGLFKQRIGKPSSSSAPPTGKSSPLGLTGTMQHTSYEDSRLKSVIRSLAPSVVSVSYFTGIHRIVDCTGFIIDWDVCKGVATVLTSAKLMRSPLDRHDYRIVVRLANRKMLLAEEDYVDYYHNIVTFKVNSNVKLIPLDLFSPVDLLRPLDSYSNLQGVEVVALARDFYTCELTESCGLFSRDYPCFGCVQLASSTCRTTRAGEGGPLITEAGQIIGINFFDGHGFVHPLPTSVIRLCLSNWNSHGYSSLCSLSFSYSSANFFCAKTMFFKTRHG; translated from the exons ATGGACTTTGCCGCTGCGACCGTTAGTAGGGACGAATATATTAGAGATTTAATGGATGTACGCAAGACCGGGGTAGCCAAAATATATATTCGTCCACTTAATAGTCCTCAAGTGAATGGAGAAGGTTGGTCTGGTTTTCTCATTGCACCTGATACTATTCTTACGATAGGACACGCCTTAAAAGATGTGCCAGAGTCTAAGCTTCAAACCCCTGGTGTGTTCTGGGTCGAGTTTTTTGAGGATCGTGTTGAGAATCGTGGATATTTGCGCCCTGCAACTCTAACAAACTACGATATCCAGTCGGAGTTTGGTTTAATGCGGTGCCCATCTCCCAAGGCAGCTCACATATTTACATTTGCGAGCCAAAGAAATGATATTCTGAGTTCTAGCAGCATACTCTCGGTTTCACATCCCATCCAAAGGGATTGGGTTACTTTAAGGGGGACGGTTTGCCGTCCCCCTTTTACGGTGGGGGGAAACCCAGGCCATGGAAAACCTGACGTGAACATGGTGTTGTTTGATCATGATGTCCAGACCTTTGCTGGGGCATCAGGGGCGCCAATGATGAACCTATCTGGGGAAGTCATTGGAATTCAATGTTTCGAAGTCTCACAAACAGAGCATGGATATTGTATACCTCTTGATAAACAGAAccacaaatttgaatatgattatAGTTTTAACGATTACGATATGACTAGGTTTCCACCTTTGGCAATATTGCCACTCAAATTTATTCCTTCAAACATAAAGCAAGCCATAGCAGTCCAATACATCAATAAAGTTTTTAGGAAAGTCTTTAAAAATGAGCGAGCAAGTGAGGATTGTGATCTAAACGAATTTATAAGTGGGTTATTTAAACAACGGATTGGAAAACCCTCTTCGTCTTCTGCTCCTCCTACAGGGAAATCGTCTCCACTTG GTCTTACTGGCACAATGCAACATACTTCTTACGAGGACAGTAGACTAAAATCGGTAATTAGGAGTTTGGCGCCTTCAGTGGTTTCTGTTTCCTACTTCACTG GGATACACAGAATAGTTGACTGCACGGGTTTCATCATTGACTGGGATGTTTGTAAGGGAGTAGCTACAGTTCTTACTTCTGCTAAGTTAATGAGGTCTCCTTTAGACCGCCACGATTACCGT ATTGTTGTTCGACTTGCAAATAGAAAAATGCTTCTAGCTGAAGAGGACTATGTTGATTATTATCACAACATAGTGACTTTTAAAGTAAACTCTAATGTCAAACTGATTCCCTTAGATCTTTTTTCACCTGTGGACCTCCTTAGACCCTTAGATAGTTATTCAAATCTACAAGGGGTTGAAGTAGTTGCGTTGGCTAGAGATTTTTATACTTGtgaattgacagaaagttgcgGATTATTTAGCAGAGATTATCCATGTTTTGGATGTGTGCAACTTGCCAGCTCTACTTGTAGAACTACCCGG GCCGGTGAGGGAGGACCGCTTATCACTGAAGCAGGTCAAATTATTGGCATCAACTTTTTTGATGGCCATGGATTTGTTCATCCTCTTCCGACATCAGTGATTAGATTATGCCTGAGTAATTGGAATTCGCATGGGTACAGTTCTCTTTGTAGCTTATCTTTCTCTTATTCTTCtgccaattttttttgtgcGAAAACAATGTTTTTCAAAACTAGGCATGGCTAA